One region of Nerophis lumbriciformis linkage group LG10, RoL_Nlum_v2.1, whole genome shotgun sequence genomic DNA includes:
- the rassf7a gene encoding ras association domain-containing protein 7: MELKVWVDGVVRVVCGLSEETSCQDVVIALAQAIGQTGRYVLIQRLRDTERQLLATERPLESVAKLGQHGNEVQFFLRRTGPSSSDGPGSKQDKLSPLPLPKYPEQDLSKCNQPKKSLTFNLGPSTSHRAKPFQRSPRDSPEQRASPSSSPIPTTHHAPSPSPPIGPSKEEVFRKVLQQQERLRAIEEQLETLERESNTRERHCSSPCPSPMSVHFQEELDTLEQTMRKNQAELAHEQYWEEELQAETEREQEMRRKLGELHTKLDDCGRRLHEFSVRSTQLEQEIQQESQLEAKSKGPEESLDAVKAELWSQETHGTELEVQLSETDKALGKAESLLQGKHEELEELNKDLRQCNLQQFIQQAGVLPAHSHSRTDLQEQLEQLELAHLLQDGYRNGSSGMTAAESPPRPTAKQFLGHPRNLQNPLVSSLNPEVLTSQESSWR, from the exons ATGGAGCTCAAAGTGTGGGTGGATGGAGTAGTTCGGGTGGTATGTGGCCTATCGGAAGAGACATCCTGCCAGGATGTGGTCATTGCTCTGGCCCAAGCCATAG GTCAGACCGGTCGCTATGTCTTGATTCAACGTCTTCGGGATACAGAGAGACAGTTACTTGCCACAGAAAGGCCCCTTGAGTCTGTGGCCAAGTTAGGCCAGCATGGGAATGAGGTTCAGTTCTTCCTACGTCGCACTGGCCCGAGCAGCAGCGATGGGCCTGGCTCAAAACAAGACAAACTGAGCCCTCTCCCCCTGCCAAAATATCCTGAGCAGGACCTTTCAAAATGCAACCAGCCCAAGAAATCTCTCACGTTTAACTTGGGGCCATCCACTTCTCACAGAGCCAAACCTTTTCAGAGGTCTCCTCGGGACTCGCCTGAGCAAAGAGCCTCGCCTTCATCTTCTCCCATCCCTACTACCCATCATGCTCCATCTCCCTCGCCACCAATAGGCCCATCCAAAGAGGAGGTTTTTAGGAAGGTTCTTCAGCAGCAGGAAAGACTGAGGGCAATCGAAGAACAGCTAGAAACCCTAGAAAGGGAGTCCAACACTCGAGAGCGCCACTGCTCCTCTCCGTGTCCTTCCCCCATGTCCGTCCACTTCCAAGAGGAGCTAGACACTTTGGAGCAAACAATGCGGAAGAACCAAGCTGAGCTCGCCCACGAGCAGTATTGGGAGGAAGAGCTTCAAGCTGAGACGGAGAGGGAGCAAGAAATGAGGAGAAAGCTAGGAGAGCTTCACACAAAGCTGGATGACTGCGGAAGGCGTCTCCACGAGTTCTCTGTGCGCTCCACACAGCTGGAGCAAGAGATCCAGCAGGAAAGTCAGTTGGAGGCCAAAAGCAAAGGGCCAGAGGAATCACTTGATGCTGTGAAAGCAGAGCTCTGGAGCCAGGAGACGCATGGAACAGAGTTAGAGGTGCAACTATCTGAGACTGATAAGGCTCTGGGGAAGGCAGAGTCTCTGCTGCAG GGCAAACATGAGGAGCTGGAGGAGTTGAATAAGGATCTGCGGCAGTGTAACCTGCAGCAGTTTATCCAGCAAGCTGGCGTCTTGCCTGCGCACAGCCACTCGCGCACGGATCTTCAAGAGCAACTTGAACAGTTGGAACTGGCACATCTTCTGCAGGATGGATACAGGAATGGAA GTAGTGGTATGACTGCAGCGGAATCACCGCCTCGTCCCACTGCCAAACAGTTCCTGGGTCATCCGCGCAACTTGCAGAATCCCCTGGTGTCCAGTCTCAACCCAGagg TCTTGACATCCCAAGAGTCGTCATGGCGATAA